Proteins encoded in a region of the Dromaius novaehollandiae isolate bDroNov1 chromosome 18, bDroNov1.hap1, whole genome shotgun sequence genome:
- the NDEL1 gene encoding nuclear distribution protein nudE-like 1 isoform X2 produces MDSEEIPTFSSPKEETAYWKELSLKYKQSFQEAREELAEFQEGSRELEAELEAQLVQAEQRNRDLQADNQRLKYEVETLKEKLEHQYAQSYKQVSLLEDDLSQTRAIKDQLHKYVRELEQANDDLERAKRATIVSLEDFEQRLNQAIERNAFLESELDDKESLLVSVQRLKDEARDLRQELAVRERQQEVTRKSAPSSPTLDCEKMDSAVQASLSLPATPVGKGSENSFPSPKAIPNGFGTSPLTPSARISALNIVGDLLRKVGALESKLAACRNFAKDQASRKSYISGNVNSSMMNSNGTKYPHSGHTSFFDKGAVNGFDQGPPGLGSSRPSSAPGMLPLSV; encoded by the exons ATGGACAGTGAAGAAATTCCAACTTTTTCAAGTCCAAAGGAGGAAACTGCTTATTGGAAAGAGCTTTCCTTGAAGTACAAACAAAG TTTCCAGGAAGCTCGGGAAGAGCTGGCCGAATTTCAGGAGGGAAGCAGAGAATTAGAAGCTGAGTTGGAGGCACAGCTAGTGCAAGCTGAACAAAGGAATAGAGATTTGCAAGCAGATAACCAAAGATTGAAATATGAAGTGGAAACATTAAAG GAGAAACTGGAGCACCAGTATGCACAGAGTTACAAGCAAGTGTCATTGTTAGAGGATGACCTGAGCCAGACGCGGGCCATTAAAGATCAGCTGCATAAGTATGTGAGGGAGTTGGAACAGGCCAACGATGACTTGGAACGTGCAAAGAG GGCAACAATAGTTTCATTGGAAGACTTTGAACAAAGGCTAAACCAGGCTATTGAGAGAAATGCGTTTTTAGAAAGTGAACTGGATGACAAGGAGTCGTTACTAGTTTCTGTACAGAGATTAAAGGATGAAGCGAGAG ACTTACGGCAAGAGCTAGCAGTACGGGAAAGGCAACAGGAAGTCACTCGAAAGTCAGCGCCTAGCTCTCCAACTCTAGACTGTGAAAAGATGGATTCGGCTGTCCAGGCGTCTCTCTCCTTGCCAGCTACACCCGTTGGAAAAGGATCAGAAAATAGTTTTCCTTCCCCAAAAG CTATACCAAATGGGTTTGGTACCAGCCCTCTTACTCCTTCAGCTAGAATATCTGCACTCAACATTGTGGGAGATCTCTTACGGAAAGTAGGG gcCTTAGAATCCAAATTAGCTGCTTGCAGAAATTTTGCAAAGGACCAGGCATCACGGAAATCCTACATTTCAGGGAATGTTAACAGCAGCATGATGAACAGCAATGGCACAAAGTACCCTCATTCAGGGCATACATCTTTCTTTGACAAAGG GGCAGTAAACGGCTTTGATCAAGGTCCCCCCGGCCTGGGATCCTCCAGACCATCGTCAGCACCTGGCATGCTCCCCCTGAGCGTATGA
- the NDEL1 gene encoding nuclear distribution protein nudE-like 1 isoform X1 translates to MDSEEIPTFSSPKEETAYWKELSLKYKQSFQEAREELAEFQEGSRELEAELEAQLVQAEQRNRDLQADNQRLKYEVETLKEKLEHQYAQSYKQVSLLEDDLSQTRAIKDQLHKYVRELEQANDDLERAKRATIVSLEDFEQRLNQAIERNAFLESELDDKESLLVSVQRLKDEARDLRQELAVRERQQEVTRKSAPSSPTLDCEKMDSAVQASLSLPATPVGKGSENSFPSPKAIPNGFGTSPLTPSARISALNIVGDLLRKVGALESKLAACRNFAKDQASRKSYISGNVNSSMMNSNGTKYPHSGHTSFFDKGPCTLLPAPNCRWSLNQPRVLVDPIQSAAAAL, encoded by the exons ATGGACAGTGAAGAAATTCCAACTTTTTCAAGTCCAAAGGAGGAAACTGCTTATTGGAAAGAGCTTTCCTTGAAGTACAAACAAAG TTTCCAGGAAGCTCGGGAAGAGCTGGCCGAATTTCAGGAGGGAAGCAGAGAATTAGAAGCTGAGTTGGAGGCACAGCTAGTGCAAGCTGAACAAAGGAATAGAGATTTGCAAGCAGATAACCAAAGATTGAAATATGAAGTGGAAACATTAAAG GAGAAACTGGAGCACCAGTATGCACAGAGTTACAAGCAAGTGTCATTGTTAGAGGATGACCTGAGCCAGACGCGGGCCATTAAAGATCAGCTGCATAAGTATGTGAGGGAGTTGGAACAGGCCAACGATGACTTGGAACGTGCAAAGAG GGCAACAATAGTTTCATTGGAAGACTTTGAACAAAGGCTAAACCAGGCTATTGAGAGAAATGCGTTTTTAGAAAGTGAACTGGATGACAAGGAGTCGTTACTAGTTTCTGTACAGAGATTAAAGGATGAAGCGAGAG ACTTACGGCAAGAGCTAGCAGTACGGGAAAGGCAACAGGAAGTCACTCGAAAGTCAGCGCCTAGCTCTCCAACTCTAGACTGTGAAAAGATGGATTCGGCTGTCCAGGCGTCTCTCTCCTTGCCAGCTACACCCGTTGGAAAAGGATCAGAAAATAGTTTTCCTTCCCCAAAAG CTATACCAAATGGGTTTGGTACCAGCCCTCTTACTCCTTCAGCTAGAATATCTGCACTCAACATTGTGGGAGATCTCTTACGGAAAGTAGGG gcCTTAGAATCCAAATTAGCTGCTTGCAGAAATTTTGCAAAGGACCAGGCATCACGGAAATCCTACATTTCAGGGAATGTTAACAGCAGCATGATGAACAGCAATGGCACAAAGTACCCTCATTCAGGGCATACATCTTTCTTTGACAAAGG cCCCTGTactcttctccctgcccccaaTTGTCGCTGGAGCCTGAATCAGCCACGTGTGCTCGTAGACCCGATCCAATCTGCAGCTGCTGCCTTATGA
- the NDEL1 gene encoding nuclear distribution protein nudE-like 1 isoform X3: MDSEEIPTFSSPKEETAYWKELSLKYKQSFQEAREELAEFQEGSRELEAELEAQLVQAEQRNRDLQADNQRLKYEVETLKEKLEHQYAQSYKQVSLLEDDLSQTRAIKDQLHKYVRELEQANDDLERAKRATIVSLEDFEQRLNQAIERNAFLESELDDKESLLVSVQRLKDEARDLRQELAVRERQQEVTRKSAPSSPTLDCEKMDSAVQASLSLPATPVGKGSENSFPSPKAIPNGFGTSPLTPSARISALNIVGDLLRKVGALESKLAACRNFAKDQASRKSYISGNVNSSMMNSNGTKYPHSGHTSFFDKGREKVIFPTLVMGQ, translated from the exons ATGGACAGTGAAGAAATTCCAACTTTTTCAAGTCCAAAGGAGGAAACTGCTTATTGGAAAGAGCTTTCCTTGAAGTACAAACAAAG TTTCCAGGAAGCTCGGGAAGAGCTGGCCGAATTTCAGGAGGGAAGCAGAGAATTAGAAGCTGAGTTGGAGGCACAGCTAGTGCAAGCTGAACAAAGGAATAGAGATTTGCAAGCAGATAACCAAAGATTGAAATATGAAGTGGAAACATTAAAG GAGAAACTGGAGCACCAGTATGCACAGAGTTACAAGCAAGTGTCATTGTTAGAGGATGACCTGAGCCAGACGCGGGCCATTAAAGATCAGCTGCATAAGTATGTGAGGGAGTTGGAACAGGCCAACGATGACTTGGAACGTGCAAAGAG GGCAACAATAGTTTCATTGGAAGACTTTGAACAAAGGCTAAACCAGGCTATTGAGAGAAATGCGTTTTTAGAAAGTGAACTGGATGACAAGGAGTCGTTACTAGTTTCTGTACAGAGATTAAAGGATGAAGCGAGAG ACTTACGGCAAGAGCTAGCAGTACGGGAAAGGCAACAGGAAGTCACTCGAAAGTCAGCGCCTAGCTCTCCAACTCTAGACTGTGAAAAGATGGATTCGGCTGTCCAGGCGTCTCTCTCCTTGCCAGCTACACCCGTTGGAAAAGGATCAGAAAATAGTTTTCCTTCCCCAAAAG CTATACCAAATGGGTTTGGTACCAGCCCTCTTACTCCTTCAGCTAGAATATCTGCACTCAACATTGTGGGAGATCTCTTACGGAAAGTAGGG gcCTTAGAATCCAAATTAGCTGCTTGCAGAAATTTTGCAAAGGACCAGGCATCACGGAAATCCTACATTTCAGGGAATGTTAACAGCAGCATGATGAACAGCAATGGCACAAAGTACCCTCATTCAGGGCATACATCTTTCTTTGACAAAGG GCGTGAAAAGGTCATATTTCCCACCTTGGTCATGG GGCAGTAA